A genomic segment from Nicotiana tabacum cultivar K326 chromosome 9, ASM71507v2, whole genome shotgun sequence encodes:
- the LOC107805825 gene encoding uncharacterized protein LOC107805825 isoform X2, whose translation MNQPNPTPFQFPVARQDSRLKQGQNSTVDKGNLVNKAGGPKAKKGKPFPLSYPLGQKIIPFSIFKSTKTDTCKIQKQKFHKEMAVSLGVFSTFSAVETASFIKSSSSSSSSFRLVGNLPSVRIATFAASSKPATTEPKKREPRGIMKPRRVSPEMQTFLGGLPEIPRTQALKFIWAHIKQHNLQDPEDKKVIICDEKLKNIFGGRDRVGFLEIAGLMALKF comes from the exons ATGAATCAGCCCAATCCAACCCCTTTCCAGTTTCCAGTTGCACGTCAAGACTCGAGACTAAAACAAGGCCAAAACTCAACAGTGGATAAGGGTAATTTGGTCAATAAAGCAGGAGGTCCAAAGGCGAAAAAAGGAAAACCTTTTCCCCTCTCTTATCCACTTGGTcaaaaaataatcccattttcaattttcaagagcACAAAAACAGATACATGCAAAATCCAAAAGCAAAAGTTTCACAAAGAAATGGCGGTGTCTTTGGGGGTCTTCTCCACTTTCTCGGCTGTTGAAACGGCGTCGTTCATTAAGTCTTCgtcttcgtcttcttcttcttttaggcTTGTTGGTAATTTACCTAGTGTGCGAATAGCGACATTCGCCGCCTCTTCAAAGCCAGCTACTACGGAGCCAAAGAAGCGGGAACCAAGAGGCATAATGAAGCCACGTCGAGTTTCGCCGGAAATGCAGACTTTCCTCGGCGGGCTTCCAGAGATTCCTCGTACTCAAGCACTCAAGTTCATTTGGGCCCACATCAAACAGCACAACCTTCAG GATCCTGAGGACAAGAAGGTCATAATCTGTGATGAGAAGTTGAAGAATATTTTTGGAGGAAGAGATCGCGTCGGGTTCCTTGAGATCGCGGGATTG ATGGCGCTCAAATTTTGA
- the LOC107805825 gene encoding uncharacterized protein LOC107805825 isoform X1 produces the protein MNQPNPTPFQFPVARQDSRLKQGQNSTVDKGNLVNKAGGPKAKKGKPFPLSYPLGQKIIPFSIFKSTKTDTCKIQKQKFHKEMAVSLGVFSTFSAVETASFIKSSSSSSSSFRLVGNLPSVRIATFAASSKPATTEPKKREPRGIMKPRRVSPEMQTFLGGLPEIPRTQALKFIWAHIKQHNLQDPEDKKVIICDEKLKNIFGGRDRVGFLEIAGLVSPHFLK, from the exons ATGAATCAGCCCAATCCAACCCCTTTCCAGTTTCCAGTTGCACGTCAAGACTCGAGACTAAAACAAGGCCAAAACTCAACAGTGGATAAGGGTAATTTGGTCAATAAAGCAGGAGGTCCAAAGGCGAAAAAAGGAAAACCTTTTCCCCTCTCTTATCCACTTGGTcaaaaaataatcccattttcaattttcaagagcACAAAAACAGATACATGCAAAATCCAAAAGCAAAAGTTTCACAAAGAAATGGCGGTGTCTTTGGGGGTCTTCTCCACTTTCTCGGCTGTTGAAACGGCGTCGTTCATTAAGTCTTCgtcttcgtcttcttcttcttttaggcTTGTTGGTAATTTACCTAGTGTGCGAATAGCGACATTCGCCGCCTCTTCAAAGCCAGCTACTACGGAGCCAAAGAAGCGGGAACCAAGAGGCATAATGAAGCCACGTCGAGTTTCGCCGGAAATGCAGACTTTCCTCGGCGGGCTTCCAGAGATTCCTCGTACTCAAGCACTCAAGTTCATTTGGGCCCACATCAAACAGCACAACCTTCAG GATCCTGAGGACAAGAAGGTCATAATCTGTGATGAGAAGTTGAAGAATATTTTTGGAGGAAGAGATCGCGTCGGGTTCCTTGAGATCGCGGGATTGGTTAGTCCTCACTTTCTTAAGTGA